A single genomic interval of Sebastes umbrosus isolate fSebUmb1 chromosome 11, fSebUmb1.pri, whole genome shotgun sequence harbors:
- the fpr1 gene encoding chemokine-like receptor 1: MMEVMTATPFYYINATDASGRNGSMYDDDDDEYDYKDEHAELRQSLNIMSLIVYCLAFVLGVLGNGVVIWVTGFKMKKTVNTVWFLNLAVADFLFTAFLPLSVTYTAMDFHWPFGKFMCKLNSTISFLNMFASVYILVVISVDRCVSVVWPVWAQNHRSVRKASCVSLGVWVLALILSTPYFIFRDTGPSYNNDDIINCFNNFAFSDDYETLSVNQLRQFRHQAMTITRFLLGFVVPFTVIVSCYAVIIHRLRRNRTLASQSSRPFKIIAAVITTFFLCWAPYHIMALIELVNHMANHASETLDHVTTIGVPIATSLAFLNSCLNPLLYVFMGQDFKDKVRKSILNVLETAFQEEISRSYTYTNSMVTSRSKEKSVSDAEV, encoded by the coding sequence ATGATGGAGGTAATGACCGCTACCCCTTTCTATTACATCAATGCCACAGATGCTTCTGGAAGAAATGGCTCTATGTatgacgacgacgacgatgaGTATGACTATAAGGACGAGCATGCTGAGCTGAGACAGTCCCTCAACATCATGTCCCTCATTGTTTACTGTTTGGCCTTTGTCCTTGGTGTGCTCGGGAATGGAGTGGTTATCTGGGTGACCGGGTTCAAGATGAAGAAAACCGTTAACACAGTTTGGTTCCTCAACCTGGCGGTGGCCGACTTCCTCTTCACAGCGTTCCTGCCCCTGAGTGTGACCTACACAGCTATGGATTTCCACTGGCCTTTCGGCAAGTTCATGTGCAAGCTGAACAGCACCATAAGCTTTCTGAACATGTTTGCCAGTGTCTACATTCTGGTGGTGATCAGTGTGGacagatgtgtgtctgtggtgtggcCCGTCTGGGCCCAGAACCACCGGAGTGTACGCAAGGCGTCCTGTGTGAGTCTGGGTGTTTGGGTACTGGCTCTGATTCTCAGCACTCCATACTTCATCTTCAGGGACACTGGGCCGTCATACAACAATGACGACATCATCAACTGCTTCAACAACTTTGCATTCTCTGACGACTACGAAACACTGTCTGTGAATCAGCTGCGACAGTTTCGCCATCAGGCCATGACCATCACCCGCTTCCTCCTGGGATTTGTTGTTCCCTTCACTGTCATTGTCTCTTGTTATGCTGTGATAATCCATCGTCTCAGAAGAAATCGCACCCTGGCCAGCCAGTCAAGTCGCCCCTTTAAGATCATCGCCGCTGTAATCACCACTTTTTTCCTGTGCTGGGCTCCGTATCACATCATGGCTTTGATTGAGTTGGTAAATCACATGGCTAATCATGCAAGTGAAACATTAGACCATGTCACCACTATCGGAGTCCCTATAGCAACCAGCCTGGCCTTTCTCAACAGTTGCCTGAACCCACTGCTGTATGTGTTCATGGGACAAGATTTCAAGGATAAAGTCCGCAAATCCATCCTGAATGTTTTGGAGACTGCCTTCCAGGAAGAAATTTCTCGCTCTTATACCTACACAAACTCAATGGTCACCAGTCGGAGCAAAGAAAAGTctgtctctgatgccgaggtgTAA